In Neodiprion pinetum isolate iyNeoPine1 chromosome 6, iyNeoPine1.2, whole genome shotgun sequence, one genomic interval encodes:
- the Rab3-GEF gene encoding MAP kinase-activating death domain protein isoform X3 gives MDIQKKFLCPRLVDYLAIVGARPPSASRQPVQVPELLRRYPVEDHKDFPLPLDMVYFCQPEGCSSVGPKRTVLREATSFTFTLTDKDSGKTRYGICVNFYRPIERGGSMGGGVTGRRDRHSTTFRRESWRKSMEKSSDSAFSSDYRSSAVGPSDSERDCPSRRDSDTPHAPHAPRLGVTAPSGDSESGGSHSPSPRASRKRQRVRNHSLTSLCIISHHPFFSIFRECLFVLKKIIDACNESSSPRRVGASRQVNRDTVWSALTSQALDGTPSIVLHDVREIETWILRLLSAPVPVPGKTRVEVEILSPSLQPPLCFALPDHTRFSLVDFPLHLPLELLGVDICLKVLTLILLEHKLVLQSRDYNALSMSVMAFVTMIYPLEYMFPAIPLLPTCMSCAEQLLLAPTPFVIGIPATFLLYKKNFRMPDDIWLVDLDSNKITPPSGFGDTLPPLPEPEGTILKNHLKQAMQLMDQVGAGAMGSLVTPQPQQPSPQHASPQPLMQSPSRRESSASHHSTLSVSSARHRPSMDYSMHSQHSAANSPGTPSTSSPHHTSLTPSMSPTSTQKQTSQPSPGFNPFIYGNDVDSVDVATRVAMVRFFNSQNLLANFSEHTRTLRLYPRPVVAFQINSFLRSRPRTSSFLNKFARTQAVEFLAEWSLTPSNVAFLRVHTGVFDPTQIGDKPRWYAPSLEPIYFPVWDSNGSLAAAMRTLQQLENQPTDESGSDSEGADSTSSSYSSLSDFVSEMVSSDLSPSYHCPQATQPQPMSLSVDPKNVYNPPSSLQYPGADDDPPTRPGSPLSTSSSHSDLSSPSFNRDSELELNPRIQEGSQAAKSDNDKEEGGSFESDSASTTATPRTILSAQSTVGQFGSGAGSLVTPSPSDTERPTTPHRTSRLNRSVTPVPPLSPGPQRQPSVGNVLARTSSFGSAVGPLLPRQPSSGSNNGSPTLPRQATTGNGVQRHHSGNSNVPRQNSGNSTGTGVIRQGSQGSLFEQFASQAKDLVRETTRQSSQDGLLAHMDKLKHQAREKINEAGEESLFAPLEQLTQQTKKAMGEASKSVQEVSKNALEASKTAAGVSKNTFDDLTYVGKSTFGDLTKSAKEAATKKGLLKGLSDSQQSPPHTSPPPGPLQRRDSSSTQLVASDSRAGRRDIGRDFFSNISSDLNGIAAQTSSMFSDLFGNKHNSNRNANPLPQSQKSKEKSQTFGPFPKGRKGLVERSSLIKHSTNKPSQEELQRMQNVERSSTNSDNQAFLTDIVNQALAGEGVGWLKLNRLKKLMEDESYRNLVVTNLNKGLERKISPDDHIDDVCVSRPVYKGMLKCLQAVVHGLVHTYSNFGPGGMASVFQLMEIAHTHYWSKDLTEGGFESSLISQTSSPFGSKENLRSPQSPKQPDLSDLSRKSSLQQSSELPQLRLEMSHPQLPAGGDENQSTTEMFLDMFSKKGKLLSRLTSFDSEGGRGAGGGTGSSEALSTDGGSIITNPAFRQAHQASFRSTVSDSEVEQGNFPHQGKQRTASVWSSKSSLSTGFRYHGGSLVPTVTTPSPEAARTYLFEGLLGKERSSLWDQMQFWEDAFLDAVSQERDMVGMDQGPGEMMERYKSLSESERRRLEHDEDRLLCTLLHNLTAILVMLNVDKGELKRKVRRLLGKSHIGLIYSQELNQLLDQMTNLHGNDIDLKPLTSRQMHRQSFTVHAGVDAEGDLRFLEVRHDGLVLRSVNGVIVERWWYERLVNMTYSPKNKVLCLWRRNGGQTQLHKYYTKKCKDLYYCIKDAMEKAAQRGRGAGSGVELGGEFPVQDMRTGEGGLLQVCMEGVGLLFANSKDFEFFVRLDHIRKCFTQKGGIFVLEEFNPKTRQVIQRKYKSQLADQICYAVLCVFSYLAAGMEDRKQLQQQQQQQYLHQPTGSGAQAMHGSGLSQAGSPRHH, from the exons ATGGATATACAAAAGAAATTTCTGTGCCCTCGCCTGGTTGATTACCTGGCCATTGTGGGGGCAAGACCTCCATCGGCTTCTCGACAGCCCGTTCAG GTACCAGAGCTACTACGGAGATATCCTGTGGAAGATCACAAGGATTTTCCACTACCCCTTGACATGGTTTACTTTTGCCAACCCGAGGGCTGTAGTAGCGTAGGACCTAAACGCACAGTCCTGCGAGAAGCTACTTCCTTCACCTTCACACTTACTGACAAGGATTCTG GAAAAACACGTTACGGAATATGTGTGAATTTTTACCGACCCATAGAACGCGGCGGAAGTATGGGCGGAGGGGTGACAGGCAGGAGGGATAGGCACAGTACAACTTTTCGTCGTGAAAGCTGGAGAAAAAGCATGGAGAAAAGTTCGGACTCAGCATTTTCTAG CGACTATAGGAGCAGTGCGGTAGGACCAAGTGACTCTGAAAGGGACTGTCCAAGCAGGAGAGACTCGGACACACCACATGCACCTCATGCCCCAAGACTCGGTGTCACAGCACCGAGCGGAGACAGCGAAAGTGGAGGTAGTCATTCTCCTTCTCCAAGAGCTTCGCGAAAACGTCAG CGTGTGAGGAATCATTCTTTGACATCGCTCTGCATAATCTCTCATCATccatttttctcaatatttcgAGAATGCTTGTttgttctgaaaaaaatcatcgacgCCTGCAACGAGAGTTCTTCCCCGAGGAGGGTGGGAGCCTCGAGACAAGTTAACAG AGACACGGTATGGAGCGCGCTAACAAGTCAGGCTCTTGACGGCACTCCGTCAATTGTACTTCACGATGTCAGAGAAATCGAAACGTGGATTCTGCGACTACTAAGTGCCCCTGTTCCCGTTCCTGGAAAGACTAGAGTAGAAGTTGAAATACTCTCTCCGTCGTTACAACCGCCGCTCTGCTTTGCTCTACCTGATCACACCAGATTTTCATTGGTCGACTTTCCGCTTCATCTTCCCTTGGAATTATTAGGTGTCGACATATGTTTGAAAGTTCTGACGCTCATTTTGCTTGAACATAAG ctTGTGCTGCAATCCCGAGATTATAACGCCTTGTCAATGTCAGTTATGGCATTTGTTACCATGATCTATCCACTGGAATATATGTTTCCTGCAATCCCACTGCTTCCGACATGTATGAGCTGTGCAGAGCAACTGCTGCTGGCTCCCACCCCATTTGTTATTGGAATTCCAGCAACTTTCTTACTATATAAAAAGAACTTCAGAATGCCCGATGATATTTGGCTCGTCGATTTAGACAGCAATAAAATTACACCACCTAGTGGCTTTGGTGATACATTACCACCGCTGCCTGAACCGGAGGGTACTATTTTAAAGAATCATCTGAAACAG GCAATGCAACTCATGGACCAAGTTGGAGCTGGT GCAATGGGTAGCTTGGTAACCCCGCAACCACAGCAGCCTTCCCCACAGCATGCGTCACCACAACCTTTGATGCAGTCGCCTAGTAGAAGAGAAAGCTCCGCGTCGCATCACTCAACTTTAAG TGTTTCTTCCGCTCGACACCGTCCCAGCATGGACTACAGTATGCACAGTCAACATAGTGCTGCAAATTCCCCTGGAACGCCATCCACGTCCAGTCCACATCACACGTCATTAACACCTTCAATGAGTCCAACTTCGACCCAAAAACAAACCTCTCAACCGTCACCTGGCTTTAATCCATTTATCTACGGAAACGACGTTGATTCCGTTGATGTGGCGACTCGTGTTGCTATGGTCCGCTTTTTCAACTCTCAAAACTTGTTGGCAAACTTCAGCGAACACACGAGAACATTGAGACTCTATCCAAGGCCGGTAGTAGCCTTTCAAATCAATTCGTTCCTGAGATCAAGACCGAGAACCAGcagttttttgaataaatttgcaaGGACGCAAGCAGTCGAATTCTTAGCAGAGTGGTCGCTCACTCCAAGTAATGTGGCTTTCCTGAGAGTACACACAGGTGTATTCGACCCTACTCAAATTGGCGACAAACCGCGTTGGTACGCTCCCAGCTTAGAGCCAATATATTTTCCCGTTTGGGATTCGAACGGTTCCCTGGCTGCAGCAATGAGAACTTTACAACAACTTGAAAATCAGCCAACGGATGAAAGTGGATCTGACTCCGAGGGAGCTGATAGTACCAGTTCGTCTTACTCTTCGCTTAGCGATTTTGTATCGGAAATGGTATCTTCCGATCTTTCACCCA gCTACCATTGCCCTCAAGCAACGCAGCCGCAACCTATGTCTCTTTCGGTTGATCCAAAGAATGTCTACAATCCCCCTAGTTCTTTACAATATCCTGGCGCTGACGACGATCCCCCTACCAGACCTGGAAGTCCACTAAGTACGTCATCCAGTCACAGTGATCTAAGCAGTCCCAGTTTCAACAGGGATTCCGAGCTTGAATTAAATCCAAGGATTCAAGAGGGTTCGCAAGCAGCTAAAAGTGATAAT GATAAAGAGGAGGGAGGTAGCTTTGAATCAGACTCAGCATCGACAACAGCCACGCCACGCACAATCCTGAGTGCACAAAGTACAGTAGGCCAGTTTGGAAGTGGTGCGGGGTCTTTAGTGACCCCATCACCCAGTGATACAGAGCGCCCTACCACTCCTCACCGGACCTCACGCCTCAATAGATCTGTCACCCCA GTTCCGCCACTCAGTCCAGGGCCGCAACGCCAACCAAGTGTAGGCAATGTTCTGGCACGTACATCGAGCTTTGGATCAGCGGTTGGACCTCTTCTTCCGAGACAACCAAGTAGTGGCAGTAACAATGGATCACCTACATTACCTCGTCAAGCGACTACTGGTAATGGCGTTCAGCGTCATCATAGTGGAAACAGCAATGTTCCTCGGCAAAACAGTGGAAATAGTACTGGAACCGGTGTGATCAGACAGGGGTCGCAAGGGTCGTTATTTGAACAATTTGCCTCACAAGCTAAAGATTTAGTTAGGGAGACGACAAGACAGAGTAGTCAAGATGGACTGCTCGCTCATATGGACAAG CTGAAGCATCAAGCgcgggaaaaaataaatgaagctGGCGAAGAAAGCTTATTTGCACCTTTGGAACAG CTTACGCAGCAAACGAAGAAAGCCATGGGTGAAGCATCGAAGTCAGTTCAGGAAGTATCAAAGAATGCCTTAGAAGCGAGTAAAACAGCTGCAGGTGTTAGTAAAAATACCTTTGATGATCTGACCTATGTGGGAAAGAGCACTTTTGGTGATTTAACTAAAAGTGCTAAAGAAGCTGCGACCAAAAAAGGGTTGCTCAAG GGACTCAGTGATTCCCAGCAATCACCTCCGCACACTTCTCCACCACCTGGTCCGCTTCAACGAAGAGACTCTAGTAGTACCCAGTTAGTCGCGTCTGACTCTCGTGCTGGTAGAAGAGATATTGGCCGGGATTTTTTTAGCAATATAAGCAGTGATCTGAATGGCATAGCTGCGCAAACTAGCAGTATGTTTAGTGATTTATTTG GCAATAAGCATAACTCTAATCGGAACGCCAATCCTCTTCCTCAATCGCAAAAATCCAAAGAGAAATCTCAGACATTTGGACCCTTCCCTAAAG GTAGAAAAGGGCTGGTCGAGAGATCGTCGTTGATAAAACATTCAACCAACAAACCCAGTCAGGAGGAATTACAACGGATGCAAAATGTAGAGCGATCGAGTACAAATAGCGATAATCAAGCATTCCTGACAGAT ATTGTAAACCAGGCATTAGCTGGAGAAGGAGTGGGCTGGCTCAAATTGAATAGGTTGAAAAAACTAATGGAAGATGAGAGTTATCGCAATCTTGTTGTAACTAATTTGAATAAGGGtcttgagagaaaaataagtCCCGATGATCATATCGATGACGTT TGCGTTTCACGGCCAGTTTATAAAGGGATGCTGAAGTGCCTTCAAGCTGTAGTGCACGGCCTGGTACATACTTATAGCAATTTTGGACCAGGTGGTATGGCATCTGTATTCCAACTGATGGAAATTGCACATACACACTACTGGAGCAAAGACCTAACAGAGGGAGGATTTGAAAGTTCTCTCATATCTCAG ACTTCCAGTCCGTTTGGtagtaaagaaaatttgagGTCCCCACAATCACCGAAGCAGCCTGACTTGTCAGACTTATCTAGGAAATCATCCCTTCAACAGTCTTCAG AGTTACCACAACTCAGATTGGAAATGTCACATCCTCAATTACCTGCAGGTGGAGATGAAAATCAATCGACCACAGAAATGTTTCTCGATATGTTTTCGAAGAAAGGAAAATTACTCAGCAGATTAACGTCATTTGACTCAGAG GGAGGGCGTGGTGCAGGTGGCGGTACAGGAAGCAGCGAAGCCCTCTCGACTGATGGAGGCAGCATTATCACGAATCCAGCATTTCGGCAAGCACACCAGGCCTCTTTTCGCAGTACCGTCTCTGATAGTGAGGTTGAGCAAGGCAAT TTTCCACACCAAGGTAAACAGCGTACTGCCAGTGTTTGGTCCAGCAAGTCGTCTTTAAGCACTGGATTTAGATATCACGGTGGAAGTCTTGTTCCGACAGTAACAACACCGAGTCCAGAAGCAGCTCGAACTTATCTTTTCGAAG gATTATTGGGCAAAGAAAGATCTTCTCTCTGGGATCAAATGCAGTTTTGGGAGGATGCGTTCCTTGATGCTGTCTCTCAGGAGCGTGATATGGTGGGCATGGATCAGGGACCAGGAGAAATGATGGAAAG ATACAAGAGTCTGAGTGAAAGCGAGAGGAGGAGGCTGGAGCATGATGAGGACAGATTATTATGTACTTTACTTCACAATCTGACAGCTATTTTGGTAATGCTCAATGTTGATAAGGGAGAATTGAAGCGTAAAGTGCGTAGATTGCTCGGAAAAAGTCACATCGGCCTCATTTACAGTCAAGAGCTTAATCAGCTATTGGATCAAATGACCAATCTT CATGGCAATGACATTGATCTAAAGCCTCTCACTTCTCGTCAAATGCACCGTCAATCATTTACTGTTCATGCTGGTGTCGATGCCGAAGGTGATTTGCGTTTTTTGGAAGTACGACACGATGGTTTGGTACTCAGATCGGTAAATGGTGTGATTGTCGAGCGCTGGTGGTACGAGCGCTTGGTTAATATGACTTATAGTCCTAAGAATAAAGTCCTCTGTCTTTGGAGGCGAAATGGAGGGCAAACTCAACTGCATAAATATTACACTAAAAAG tgTAAAGAcctatattattgtataaaagaCGCAATGGAGAAAGCGGCACAACGAGGTCGAGGTGCTGGTTCGGGTGTAGAATTAGGTGGTGAGTTTCCAGTGCAAGATATGCGCACGGGTGAGGGGGGCCTTCTCCAAGTATGCATGGAGGGCGTGGGTCTACTCTTCGCTAATAGCAAG GATTTCGAG TTTTTTGTAAGACTCGATCATATCCGCAAGTGCTTTACACAGAAGGGTGGGATCTTCGTTTTGGAAGAATTCA ATCCTAAAACTAGACAAGTAATTCAACGTAAATATAAGTCACAATTG GCAGATCAGATCTGCTATGCAGTTCTCTGTGTCTTTTCGTATCTTGCTGCTGGCATGGAAGATCGTAAACAGttacagcagcagcaacaacagcaataTCTACATCAGCCTACAGGCAGTGGTGCGCAAGCGATGCATGGATCTGGATTATCGCAGGCGGGTTCCCCACGTCACCACTGA